One Vallitalea pronyensis genomic region harbors:
- a CDS encoding DUF2264 domain-containing protein, protein MKNFDLPIYQNPLKSKSDFEHFLMETLRPLEEAFVANGTRLHLSNTCSGARDEVSGIEGFSRIIWGLAVHDNMGPDHEWWVRIRRGLIVGTDPAHDSYFGVVSDYDQRIVEMAAIGYAFVLRRECIYDPLTEEQKKNLITWLNQTNECEAYNCNWKFFRVMVDIGLESLGVPYDRTKMEAYLEDLDHYYLQDGWYRDGDVNGAHADYYIPFAMHFYGLFYAKYMKSKDPERAKRYEERAVAFAEQFIYWFAASGESLPYGRSLTYRYAQVGFWSMLVVSDVELPFSLGVIKGIILRHFRWWNNQPIYDRRGQLTIGYAYENHYLVEGYISPGSVYWGLKSLAFLTLPHDHEFWKVEEEPLPVLEDASVQEAPRLIIKRDTHGKHLLAYNGGSYHTNGHVHVECKYEKFVYSTLFGFSVPRSHRHLAFGAYDNTLAISEDGTYYRHKDRSTFIQIDESIMHMQWKPYSNVCIDSYIVMGYPWHIRIHRIKTDRHIMAAEGGFAIGLETCKHKQKAVETVQVKNGIYAITESDYSGVIDLTGNQQPVIIYPASNTNIMNPRTLLPTLKSEFEPGEHVIGSFIEGHLGKPELGYVRDVVIQKESITIKLQEDKQIDIQFNA, encoded by the coding sequence ATGAAGAATTTTGATTTGCCAATTTATCAAAACCCCCTGAAGTCAAAAAGTGATTTTGAACACTTCTTAATGGAAACTTTGCGACCCCTTGAGGAGGCATTTGTGGCCAATGGGACGAGACTTCACTTAAGTAATACTTGTTCAGGTGCTAGGGATGAAGTTAGCGGAATAGAAGGGTTCTCTCGCATTATATGGGGACTTGCTGTACATGATAACATGGGTCCTGACCATGAATGGTGGGTAAGAATACGTAGAGGACTTATAGTGGGAACAGATCCTGCTCATGACAGCTATTTTGGAGTGGTTAGCGATTACGACCAGCGGATTGTAGAGATGGCGGCTATAGGTTATGCGTTTGTATTAAGACGAGAATGCATCTATGACCCTCTCACAGAAGAACAAAAAAAGAACCTCATCACATGGTTAAATCAAACCAATGAGTGTGAAGCTTACAACTGTAACTGGAAATTTTTTAGAGTCATGGTGGACATTGGCCTTGAATCATTAGGGGTACCTTATGACCGGACTAAAATGGAAGCGTATTTGGAGGACTTGGATCATTACTACCTGCAAGATGGTTGGTATAGAGATGGGGATGTGAATGGAGCCCATGCCGATTACTATATCCCTTTTGCCATGCATTTTTACGGTCTGTTCTATGCAAAATATATGAAATCAAAGGACCCTGAGCGGGCAAAAAGATATGAAGAACGTGCTGTAGCATTCGCTGAACAATTTATCTATTGGTTTGCCGCTAGTGGAGAAAGTCTACCTTATGGACGCAGTTTAACTTATCGCTATGCACAAGTAGGTTTTTGGTCTATGCTGGTCGTATCCGATGTTGAACTGCCTTTTAGTCTTGGTGTCATTAAGGGTATCATTTTAAGACATTTTAGATGGTGGAACAATCAACCCATATATGACCGAAGAGGTCAATTAACAATCGGTTATGCCTATGAGAACCACTATTTGGTCGAAGGTTACATTTCACCTGGGTCGGTATACTGGGGACTAAAATCATTGGCATTTCTTACGTTGCCTCATGATCATGAGTTTTGGAAAGTGGAAGAAGAGCCGTTACCGGTCTTAGAAGATGCTTCTGTTCAAGAGGCTCCTCGACTCATCATTAAAAGAGATACACATGGAAAGCATCTATTAGCCTATAATGGGGGAAGTTATCATACCAATGGGCATGTTCATGTGGAATGTAAATATGAAAAATTCGTCTATTCAACGTTATTTGGATTTTCTGTACCTCGTAGTCATAGACATCTTGCATTTGGAGCTTATGATAATACATTAGCCATATCTGAAGATGGGACCTATTACCGTCATAAAGATCGTTCCACGTTTATTCAGATAGACGAGTCCATCATGCACATGCAATGGAAGCCCTATAGTAACGTATGTATTGATTCGTACATTGTTATGGGATATCCTTGGCATATTCGAATACACCGGATAAAAACAGATAGGCACATCATGGCTGCGGAAGGTGGGTTTGCTATTGGTCTAGAAACCTGTAAACATAAGCAAAAGGCAGTTGAAACAGTCCAAGTAAAAAATGGCATATACGCCATTACAGAAAGTGATTATTCTGGGGTCATTGACTTAACAGGCAACCAACAACCTGTCATCATTTATCCTGCTAGTAATACGAACATCATGAAT